The DNA region TGGCCCACCGTAGTGCCCGATGAGGGGATTTATCAGGTCGATGCCCGGAACGTGACCTCGCACTTTCCGAACGGCCGGGCGGCATCGGTCAGTTCGGCGGTGGCGGGTTCACGGGGGTGCCGTCGGCCATCCGGTTGCCCCGCCAGACGTTGCCCTTTCCGGTGGGGTTCCAGTAGGAGACGGGGCCGTACTTGCCGCCCGCCGGGTAGTACTGCGGCGAGAAGACGTTGTCGGTGACCTCGATGCCCGAGGAGTCCTTGCCGCCCGCGTAGAGCGTATAGGCGCCGCCCGCCAGCCAGTTGTCGTGGACGACGGTGCCGGTGACCGGCGCGCTGTCGGCGAACAGTCCGACGGCGGCGGAGGCGCCCTTCTCGACGGGTGTCGGGTTGAGCAGCGTGTTGTGACGGATGGTCAGCTTGCCCTTGCCTCCGCCATTGCTGATGACGGCGTTGGTGTGCTGCCATTCGCCGTCCAGGTTCTTGAACGGGACGATGTCGTGCACGTAGTTGTCGTGGATCTCGCCCTGGCCCATGGAGAGGGCGTCGCCGAAGACCGAGATGTCGCAGTAGCCGATCTCGATCGAGCTGGTGGACATGTTGGAGACCGCGTAGTCCGAGCCGCCGTTGTTCAGGCCCTTGCCGGGCACGGCGGTGATGGTGGTGTGGAGGATCTTCAGGCCGGAGAAGCCGGGGCGCAGGTTGATGCCCCACCAGTTGGTGGAGGTGATCCGGCTGTCGACGACGGTGACGTTGTTGGCGTAGATATCGAGGGAGCCGGTGATGTCCCAGCCGCGGATGACGGTGCCGTCGGTGCGGATGGCCGCGTTGCCGGTGCTCTGCGGGGTGAGCGTGGCGGTACGGGGGCCGGTGGTGGTCTCGTCCGGGTAGCCGCAGTCGCGGGGCCGCGCGCAGCCCTTCGGAGCGGCCGGCTTGCCGTCGTCGGCCTTCCCGGAGGGGCCGCCGTCGGCGCCGGGGGCGGTGATGGCGCGCGAGTCGCACAGCGCCGCACCGCCCAGGCAGAGCGCCTGCTGGCCGAGCCCGGTGAAGGTGAACAGGGCGAACAGCAGGACGGCGGCGAGCAGCGCCGCGCCGAGGGCCTTGCGGCGACGGGGTCGGGCCAGGGAACTCACCTCATCGTTCACGGGCCGGCTCGGCCGGCCGCTTCGGTGCCGGTACGGAAGGGGCGGCGCCCGTGTCCTCCGGCCGCCCGGTCCGGTCGCGGCCGAGCCGGGCGTGTGCGCCGCGCACCAGTGTGCGGGCGGGCAGCGCGCACACCGCGTAACACACCAGTCCGATGACACTGGTGGCGCACACGGCGAGCGCCCCCTCCCCCAGTCGCTGCCGCAGTACCGCCAGGACCAGGGCCATGACGAGGCCGCCGAGCACCGGCCGTACGCACACCCGGACCAGGGCCCGGACGGCGACGCCGCCGCGCCGCAGGGCGAGCACGAAGACGGGCAGGACGACGGCTCCCGCGACGACCACATGGCCGGCGGCGACCGTCTCGATGCCGCCGGCCCGGGCCGCGAGGACGAGCACGGGCACCAGGGTGACCAGCCACAGGCCCTGGATGAGCAGCAGGGCGCGGCGCCGGCCGATCGCGACGAGACAGTCGTACGTGAGCTCGGCGGCGATCCTGGCCAGGCCGAGGGCCATCAGCCACGGCAGCGCCTCGGCGGCGGGCCGCCACTTCGCCCCGTACACGAGCTCGACCAGGGGTCCGGCGAGCGCGCCGAGCAGGACGCAGGCGGGCACGGTGGCGGTCATCAGCGCGCCGAGGGCGCGGGCGAAGCCGTCGGAGAGGGCCTTCGGGGTGTCGGCGAGCCGGGAGAAGCCGGCGAAGGACACCCGGCGCGCCGTCTCGGAGATGACCCGCACCGGCCAGCCCGCCATGTTGAAGGCGAGCATGTAGAAGCCGAGGGCGACATGGCCGAGGACGGCGCCGACGATCATCGCGTCGGCGTTGACCACGGCGAGCGAGAGGAGGCTGGCGCCGGCCAGCGGCAGGCCGAAGCGGAGCAGCGCCCGGGCCTGCTCGCGGTCCCAGCCGAAGCGGAGCATGCCCGGCGCGGCGAGCGCGCAGCCGGCCAGGGCGACCACGTTGCCGGCGACGGCGCCGCAGGCGAAGCTCATGGCGCCCCAGCCCTGGAGGGCGAGGACCAGGGTCACGGTGGTGCTGACGACGAAGTTCAGGGCGTCGACGATCATCCGGCGGCCCTGCCGGAACTCACGGGTGAGGACTCCGGCGGGCACCTGGGCCAGGCCGTCGAGGATCAGACAGAGGCACATCACCCGCAGGACGGCGGTGGCCTCGGGGGCGCCGAGGAGCGCGGCGACGCCGGGGGCGGCGGCGAACAGCGCGACGTAGAGCAGGGAGCTGGACAGGGCGCCGAGGGTGAGGACGGTGGGCGCGAAGCGCCGCACGTCGCCCTCCCAGCGCACGACGGCGAGGGTGACGCCGAGCTCGTTGGCGGCGAGCAGCACCATGAGGACGGTCTGGGCGACGCCGTACACGCCCCAGGCGGCGGGGTCGAGGACGTAGCGGACCAGGACGATGCCGGTGGCGAAGTTGCCGAGCCGCATCACCACGGTGTTGATCAGGCTCCAGCGGGTCGCGGAGCGGACCTTGGTGCCGAGGCCTTCTGGTGCTGCGGCAGGGGTGGCGGAGTCGTTCGCCATGGGTGGTGGGTGTCCCGTCACTTGGCCCAGGAGGGGGGTCGTTTGGCGGGGCGGCGCTCGGAGACGGGCAGGACGGGCAGCTGCACGGTGGGCTGGTCGAGCTGCTGGGGTACGGGAGCCCGGTCCTCGCCTTCGTCGCCTTCGGCCGCATCCGGGTCCGCGTCCGCGTCGGCGTCCGCCTCCGGTCCGGCTTCCGCCGCTTCGGCGGACGGCTCGGCGGCGAGGGCCCGCGCCTTGGCGCGGTCCTTGGCACGGCGCCGCGCCTCGGCGAAGAAGGTCGCCACGAGGCTGAGCACGATGCCGAGCCCTGCGGCCATGATCAGGTACTGGACCTTGGACTTCAGCTGGGGTTCGGGGTCCTGCGGCGGGACGATCGTGGTGATCCGGATCATGGCGTCCGGCGAGACCTTCTGGTCCGCCTGGAGGTCCTTGAGCCGCTGCGCGGTGAACGCCATGAGGGTCTTGTTCCCGGCCAGGACCGCGTCCCGGTCCCGGCCGGTCACGGTGAGCCAGAGCAGCGGTCCCTGCGCGTTGTCCGCGATCTTCGCCTCGTACTTCTCGCGCATCCCCTGGGTCTTCAACTCGGCGACGGAGGCGTCGGAGTTGACGTTGCGGGCGAGGCTGTCGGCCATGCCGGTGAGCGAGGGCTCCATGCTGAGGAAGGGGTTGCCGTCGGCCTCCGCGCCCTTGCGGGAGTTGAGCATCGCGACGGTGCTCTGCGACTCGTACGAAACGGGTACGAGCAGCCACGCGCCCACCGTGAGCCCGGCGGTGAGCAGAAGGCCGGGCAGCAGGACGTACCACCGCCGGCACATGACCCGGAAGATCTCTGCGAGGTCCATGGCATTCCCCCTTGCGCGCCCCCGTTCGGCGGCGGCTGCTCAACTGCCGTACCGCAGATGAGAATAGGTGGGATCGCGATCGAACGTGGGCTCTTCGCGATCACCACGTGCGGCGGTTCAGCGGCCGTCGGTGGGCCTGGGGCGGGTGGCGGCGGTGCCGCCGTCGAGGAGCACCCGGGCGATCCGCTCCCCGGCCCGGCCGTCCCACAGGGCGGGGCGGCGGGGCGGCGGCGGGTCGTCGAGGAGCTTCAGGGCGGTGGCGAGGATCCGGTCCGGGTCGCGGCCGGCGAGCACATTGGTGCCCTGCTCGACGGTGATCGGGCGTTCGGTGTTGTCCCGCAGGGTGACGCAGGGCACGCCGAGCGCGGTGGTCTCCTCCTGGACGCCGCCGGAGTCGGTGAGCACGATCCGGGCGCCGGCCTGGAGGGCGATGAAGTCGAGGTAGCCGGCGGGCGGGACGAGCCGGATTCCGCCCGGTGCCCCGATCGCGTCGATCTTCTCGGCGGCCCGGGGGTGCACGGGCAGCACCAGCGGACAGTGCGCGGCGACCTCGCCGAGGCCCTTGAGCAGGCCGGCGAGGATCTCCGGGTCGTCGACATTGGCGGGCCGGTGCAGGGTGACCAGTCCGTACGAGCCGGGGGTGAGGCCGAGGCCGGACAAGGTGTCCGAGGCCTTGGCCCGGTCGAGGTTGGCGAAGAGGGTGTCGATCATGACGTTGCCCACCACGTGGATCTGGTACTCGTGATAGCCCTCGGCGCGCAGGTTGTCGGCGGCGTCCTCGGACGGGGCGAGCAGATAGTCGCTGACCCGGTCGGTGGCGAGCCGGTTGACCTCCTCGGGCATCGACCAGTCGCGGCTGCGCAGGCCGGCCTCGACATGGGCGAGCAGCGGGCCGGCCTTGGCGGTGACGAGGGCGCAGGCGAGGGTGGAGTTGACGTCGCCGACCACGACCACGAGGTCCGGGGCGAGTTCGTCGACGAGGGGCTCGAAGGCGGTCATGACCCGGCCGGTCTGGGCGGCGTGGCTGCCGGAGCCGACGCCGAGGAAGCGGTCGGGCGGGCGCAGGCCCAGGTCCTGGAAGAACACGTCGTTCATGGCCGGGTCGTAGTGCTGGCCGGTGTGGACGAGGAAGGTCTCGGCGCCGTGCGCCTCCAGGGCGTCCAACACCGGTTTGATCTTCATGTAGTTCGGTCGCGCGCCGGCGACACAGATGATCCTCATGGGGGTCCGCATGGGGGTCAGAGCACCTCGATCCGGGGACCGCTCAGCCGGCGGCGGCAGTCGAGTACGTAGTCGGCGTGGGCCTCGACGAGGGCGTAGTCGAAGGCGTCGTGGTCGGTGAGGAGCACCACCGCGTCGGCGGCGGCGAGCTCGGCCTCGGTGAGTTCGACCCGGACGAGCCGGTTGTCGACCAGCTGGCCCTCGACGACGTGCGGGTCGGCGGCGCGGACCTCGGCGCCCATGTCCAGGAGGAGTTGGGAGATGCGGAGCGCGGGCGACTCGCGGGCGTCGCCGGTGTTCTTCTTGTAGGCGAGGCCGAGGAGCAGGATGCGGGAGCCGTTGACGGACCGCTTGCGGGTGTTGAAGGCGTTGACCAGGCGCCGGGTGACGTAGTCGGGCATGTGGTTGTTGATGTCGTTGGCGAGTTCGACGAAGCGGAAGCTCTGCCCGAGTTCGCGCTGCACCCGCCAGGACAGGTAGGAGGGGTCGATCGGCAGGCAGTGGCCGCCGACGCCGGGTCCGGGGGTGAAGCGCATGAAGCCGAAGGGCTTGCTGGAGGCGGCGTCGATGGCCTGCCAGACGTCGATGTCGAGGTGGCGGGCGAACATCGCTATCTCGTTGACGAGGGCGATGTTGACGTGCCGGAAGGTGTTCTCCAGGAGTTTGGCGAGCTCGGCCTCCTTGGGCGAGCCGACGGGCACGGTGGTCTCCACCAGGGCGTCGTAGAACTCCTGGACTGCCTTGAGGGAGCCGGCGTCCACTCCGGAGACGATCTTCGGGGTCTGCTCGAAGCCCCAGACCGGGTTGCCGGGGTCGATCCGCTCGGGGCTGTAGCCGAGGTGGAAGTCGGCGCCCGCGACGAGTCCGGAGCCCTCTTCGAGGAGCGGTCCGAAGAGCTCCTGGGTGGTGCCGGGGTAGGTGGTCGACTCCAGGATGACGGTGGCTCCTGGGCGCAGATAGCGGGCGAGGGCGCGGGCCGACTCCTCGATGTAGCGCAGGTCGGGGGTGCCCTCGTGCAGCGGGGTGGGCACGGTGACGACGGCGACGTCGAAGCCGCCGCAGTCCCGTACGGAGTCGCTGGCCCGGTAGGTCCCGGCGTCGAGCGCGGCGCGGATCCGCTCGGCGGAGACGTCCTCGACGTACGACTCCCCGGCGGCGAGGCTCTTCACCCGCTCGGTGTCCACGTCGTAGCCGATCACCTCGTGACCGGTCTCGGCGGCGCGGATGGCGAGCGGCAGTCCGACGTATCCCTGGCCCACGACGACGACGCGGCGCATCACGATTCCCCCCTGCTGGCGGTGCTGATCGACGGTGAGGCGGTACGGCCGAGCAGCAGCTCACGGCCGGTCATCAGGGCGAAGGAGACATTGGTGGTGAGGTAGCGGCGGCCGAGCCGGCGGGGTTCCTGCAGGGTGCGGTAGAGCCATTCGAGGCCGAGCCGCTGCCAGCGTTCGGGGGCCCGGCGGGTGACGCCGGCGAGCACGTCGAAGGAGCCGCCGACGCCGTGCACGAGCGCCACCTTGCTGCGCTCGCCGTAACCGGCGGTGAAGATCTCCTTCTTGGGCGAGGTCATGCCGAGGAAGAGCAGGTCCGCGCCGCCGGCGGCGATGGCGTCGGCGACGGCGGGCTGTTCGGCGTCGGCGAAGTAGCCGTTGCGGCTGCCCGCGACCCTCAGACGGGGGTGGCGGACGGCGATCCGGCGCAGCATCTCGTCCAGGACGTGCTGCTTGGCGCCGAGGAAGTAGACGGACAGGCCCTCGCGTTCGGCCTCGGCGAGCAGCCGGGTGAACAGGTCGATACCGGCGACCCGTTCGGGCAGCGGGCGGCGGAGCAGCCGGCTCGCCCAGACCACGGCCTGGCCGTCGGCGAGGACCAGGTCGCAGCCGGAGACGGCCCGGGCGAGGGCGGGGTCGCGGCGCATGTTGACCAGCTTGGCGGCGTTGACGACGCCGATCTCCAGGCGCTCGCCGACCCGGATCGCGGCGAGGCACCGGGCGACGGTCTGGTCCATGGTGAGGGCGTCGAGGGTGACACCGAAGAGGTTCTGACGCGGGGTGCTCGGGTGCGGGGTGTTCTGACGCGGGGTCATCTCTCGCCACTCCCGGGGAGCGCGCCGAGCCAGGCGAAGAGCATCCAGCCGAACTCGTACGGGCGGCACTCGCGGTCCACGGACGCGGGCTTGAACACGGCGTCGAGCGCCCCGAGCCGCAGGCCCGGCAGCAGGCGGGTGCTCAGGCCGCGAGCGGCGCGGACGGCCTTCTTCGGGTCGCCGCGGTAGACCTTGCGCCAGGTCACCCCGAGCTCGTCGAGGATCATCGGCTCGGCGGCGCCGGCGCGGGCGAGCTCGGGCACCTCGGTCATCCAGCGCAGTCCGCGGCGGATCGGCTCGCCGAAGTCGGTGCCGCCGGCCTCGGCGAGGTCGAGCAGCGCGGTGGGGGCCATGGCGTGCTGGTGCACGCTGTAGACGGGGTAGCCCTCGACGAGGGTGCCGCGGCGGGCGTCGTAATGCCACCACCACTGGCCGCCCTCGCCCTGGAGGGCGCAGATCCGGGTGGCGCAGGCGTCGGCGGCGGCCAGCGCCTGCGGGTCGTCGCCGCTCGCGTGGGCGCGGGCGAGCGCCTGCAGGGGGTACGTCTGGTCGGCGAAGCAGCCGATGTGGGCGCGGTACCAGGGGTTGAGGCCCGGCCCGGTGGCGTGCGGGAAGAGCGGGCTGCGGCCGATCCGGGCGCGCAGCAGCCGGTCGCGGGCGGCGGCGAGCCGCTGCTCGACGTCGAGGAGGGGACGCGCGGCGGCGAGCGCCGAGAGCACCCAGGCGGCCTCGACGGTGTACTGGGGCCGGCCGGGCGGGTCGAGGAGGGCGACCCGGTCGAGGGCGTCGGACAGCTTGGGGTGTCCGGTCTCGGCGGCGGCCCAGGCGATGAGCGCGGCGTCGCCGAGGTTCCGCACCCCGGGCAGCCGCTCGATCAGCTCCCCGGTGAACTCCTCGGCGGTGTGGCCGCCGAGCACCGCGCGCTGCCGGTCGGCGGGCAGGAAGCGCGCGCCGAGGGCGGTGATCGCCGCGTAGCGGATGCTGGTGCCCCGCTGATCCAGCTCGAAGGAGCCGGCGCCCGTGGGGCGCCCGGCGCGGGTGAAGACGAATCCGGCGCCGTTCGGCAGGAGCATCCGCGGAAGTCCGCGCTCCGCCACGGTGAGCAGTCGGGTGGCGAGTTCGTGGAGCGTTCCGTCGGCTCGGGAGAGCTTCGTCAGCCGTGAACTGTGTGGAATGTCGGGTGTGTTGGCAGGACGATCTGACACACCCACCCCCCTCGGGTCGGTCCGGTCCAGAGCGGCTGGTCCGGGTCGGCGTGTGAACGGCCCGGTGTGGGCGGGCCGTTGTGGTGCGGTGCTGAGCGATGAGAGCGGCGGGGGTGTGGTGAGGGGGACGGCCTTTCACGTGCGGGAGCGCGTCACGGCAGGCCGGGAAGGTCTCCTCCAACCCCCCGGGCGGCACCGCGCCCACGCGTCCGCTCGGTCACCCCGGTGGATCCCCATCCTCCGGACGTGCCGATCAGGTCCCCCTCGAACACCCCCTGGGCACAGCACGATGACTGCGCTCAACTCGCAGCGTACAACGGGAAGATAGGCGCACAACACGGTGACGATGAGGCCTTTCGCGGAATTGGTGGCAAGCAGCCGCGAAGCCGCACCGATCCTGCCGTTCCGCCGGGCGTCAGCCGTTACAGTGGGCGCGCGTCCACCCGTTCGACGAGGCTGGAGTCCTTGCCCGTGTACCTGGCCGATCGCTCCGCCCCGCGCGGGACCGCCACCGCGCAGGAACGTGTTCGCGGCACGGTACGGGCGGTCTCGCCGACCGTCTTCGCGCTCGGCGCGGTCAGCCTGATCACCGATGTCTCGACCGAGATGGTCACCGCCGTCCTGCCGCTGTACCTGGTCCTCGGGCTCGGGCTCAGCCCGCTCGGCTTCGGTGTGCTCGACGGCGTGCAGAACGGGGTGAGCGCCCTGGTCCAGCTGACCGGCGGCCATCTCGCCGACCGGGTGCGCAACCACAAGCTGGTGGCGGGGATCGGCTACGGCCTGTCGGCGCTGTGCAAGCCGCTGCTCCTCGTGCACCACATGGGCGCCCTGGGCGCGGCCCTCGCCCTGGACCGTACGGGCAAGGGCCTGCGCACCGCCCCGCGCGACGCGCTGATCTCGCTGTCGGCGCCGCCGGAGCGGCAGGGCCGGGCGTTCGGCGTGCACCGGGCGATGGACACCACCGGAGCGCTGCTCGGCCCGATGCTCGCCTTCCTCATCCTCGGTGTGGCGGCGGGGGGTTACGACGCGGTGTTCGCGGTCAGCGGGTGCGTGGCCGCGCTGGGTGTCCTGGTCCTGCTGCTTTTCGTACCGGGCGGGAAGAAGCAGGCACCGGAGGCGTCGGAGGCCGCGGCGGCGGCGCCGGTCGGGAAGGCCGATCTGCGGGCGGCCTTCGGGCTGTTGCGCACCCGGCGGCTTCGGGTGCTGTTCGGCTGCGCGGTGCTGCTCGGTCTGACGACGGTCAGCGACGCCTTCCTCTACCTCCTGGTGCAGCGCCGTACCGGAGTCGCCGAGCAGCTGTTCCCGCTGCTGCCGCTGGGCACGGCGACGGTCTTCCTGCTGCTCGCGCTGCCGCTCGGGCGGCTCGCGGACCGGGTGGGCCGGCGCACCGTCTTCCTGGCCGGCCACGCGGGGCTGCTCCTCGCGTACGCGCTGCTGCTGTGGGCCCCGGCGACGCCGGCCCTGCCGTACCTGGTGCTCGTGCTGCACGGCGCGTTCTACGCCGCGACCGACGGGGTGCTGCCGGCGGCGGTGGGCGCGGTGGTGCCGGAGCGGCTGCGGGCGAGCGGGCTCGCCCTGGTCGGCACCGGCCAGGCGCTCGCCCGGTTCTGCTGCTCGCTGGCGTTCGGCGCGGCGTGGGCGGCGTGGGGCGACGGGCCCGCGCTCGCCGCGGCGGCGGCCGGGCTCGCGTGCTGTGCGACGGCGGCGGGCGTGGCCCTGCGCCCGACCGCCCCTGCCTTGTCCTCGTCCCCGGGAGAGAAGTGATGGCCCTGACCCCGCTGCGCCGACTGCTGGTCCTGGCCGTCGGGGTGCTGCTGCTCGGGGGTGTCGGCGCCTGGTCGGTGCTGTCCGCCGCCGACCGAGCCGAGGAGGAGAACAAGCCGCGCCCGGGCGGCCCGGCGTTCACCGCGGGCCGGGTCACCCTCGACGAGCCGGGCCGCCTCGTCTTCCGCAACACGGCCGCCGGGCCGCAGCGCGACCACCTGGTGTCGGTGCAGGCCGACCGGGCGGCGGGCTCCGTCCGTACCGCCTCCGACCTGAGCTGTCTGCGCTTCCACTCGGCCGCGGGCACCGGTGTGTGCCTGCAGTCCACGACGGCCCTCGGCCGCCCCGCGTACCGCGCGCAGATCCTCGACGCGGGCCTGCGCACCGTGAAGAGCTATCCGCTCGCCGGCATCCCGAGCCGCGCCCGGGTCTCCCCCAGCGGGAAGCTGGCCGCCTGGACGGTGTTCGTGAAGGGCGAGTCGTACGGCACTGCCTTCTTCTCCACCCGCACCTCGATCCTGGACACCCGTGACTGGCAACTCACCCCGAACCTGGAGGAGTTCGCGATCACCCTGGAGGGGCGCCCGTACCGCAACCAGGACGTCAACTTCTGGGGCGTCACGTTCGCGACCGACGACGACACCTTCTACGCGACCCTGTCCACGGGCGACGACACCTATCTGGTGCGCGGCTCGGTGCGGGCCCGCGCGGTGACCACCCTGACGCGGAACGTGGAGTGCCCGTCGCTGTCCCCGGACGGCACCCGCGTCGCGTACAAGAAGCGGGTCCTCGGAACAGCCGCGCTGTGGCGCGAACACGTACTGGATCTGCGCACGTTGAAGTCCAACACGCTCGCCGAGCGCCGCAGCGTCGACGACCAGGCCGTCTGGCTCGACGACCACACCCTCGCCTACGCCCTCCCCGCCGACACCCGCCCCAACAGCAACGACACCTGGACCGTCCCCGCCGACGGCACCGGCACCCCGAAGCTCCTCTTCGAGGACGGCCAGGCCCCGCCGACGCCGGTCAACTGACCGGACGGTCCTGCGCCCGGTGGTTCCGCTGTTCACGTCCGGCTGACGGGCGCGCGAGGCGACGCGGTTTTCGATCACAGGATTAGCATGTGCACGCCATCGCACACGCCAACGGCACCGCACTGCATCGAAACAGTCACGACGGAACGGGACCATGCACTTCAAGCGGATCACCACCGCCCTCACCACCATCGCCGCACTGACCGCGCTCACGGCCTGCGAGGACACCGGCCACGACCGCACCGTCGAGGTGACCAGTCCGACCGCCATGCCGGGCAAGGGAACTGACGTCTCCTCACTGGAGCAGGCGCAGGCGTACGTGCAGGGTTACGCGTCCTGCGAGAAGATGGGGACGGATCCGAACGACTCGCGACTGCCGCTCACCGACCTCACGACGGTCGGGAAGTGGGCGGTGACCGAGCGGGGTGTGTGCAGCGACCGGGTCGAGCACGGCGAGTTGATCTTCTACCTGACCTCCGACATGAAGGCGTTCCAGGAGGGCTACAAGAAGCGGGTGTTGGACAAGATCGCGGCGGGCGAGGCCACGTACGGTCTCTTCAGCCGGGTGTTCGTCGGCAAGAACTTCGCCGTCACGCCGACGGAGACCAAGACCGCGCTCAAGCTGTCCCGTTCGGATCTGCGCATTCTCACCTGCAATCCGACGGCCACCGTGCCGGAGGGGTACAAGCGCGAGAAGGCCTTGGTCGACGGCTGCGTCCTGAGCGACTTCGTCGGCAGCGCGGACGGCTCCGGCAGCCCGAACTTCGAGGCGCCGCGCGATCCGGCCGCGGGCGACGAGCCGTCCGGCAAGCCGGGGCAGCCGGCCGAGGGAAGCCTGGGGCTGCCGCGCGCCGAGAGCCTGGACGAGCTGAAGAAGATGCTCCACCCGAACCACATCGACTGCGCGAACTATTCGACCGACCCCGACACCCTCGCGGTCGAGTCGATCGACTACCGGCCCGTCATCACCGGTGACCACCGCGCCTGGGGCGTCGAGGACCGCGCGTTGTGCGGCTACCCGGCGGGGGCGCAGCGCGCCCACGACCTCAACTGGATCGACACCGTCTACGACATGACGCTCCTTCAGAACCGGGCCAGGGACGCCCAGCGCGAGGACCTGAAGGACGACAACCGGCTCAGTTTCACGGCGAGCCTGCTGCTCGTCGGCCAGAACATCGCGGTGGAGACGAACGACCCGGCCGTCCGCAACGGCCTGTACCAGCTCCAGTTCCTCTACCTGAACTGCGAGCCGGGCTTCACCGCCCCTGCGGGCTACCGCCTGGAGAAGGCCAGTGCCGACGGGTGCGTCCTGACCAACTACGAGCCCGGCGGCAACTGAGGCCTCAGTTCGCTGCGGGCGTCACCGTGACCACGGCCGTCACACCGTCCACGCGGAAGGCGCCGGTCTGGCCTTCGCGGTCGAACAGGACCGCGTCGAAGCGCTCCAGGGTGCGGCCGGAGCCGGTCTCGGTGGCCGTGCCCGACAGCACGACGACCAGGGTCACGCCACCGGCCGCCGGGGCGGCGATCTCGAACGGCTCCCGGGTCGGCCGTACCTCCGCCGTGGCGGCCGTACGCCGGGTCATCACATTGAAGTCGACGAGCGGGCCGCCCAGGAGACGGCAGTCCGTGGCCGCGTCGCCGGAGAAGGCGAACGGCTGGTAGGCGGTGTCGACGAGGTGCGGGGTCCCGTCGATCGTCAGCTCCATGCCGGGGCCGTCGACGACCGTGATGATCCGGTCCACGCCCGGGAAGGCGGAGAACGGGCCGCCGGCCGCGACATCGGCGAGGCTGACCCGCCAGCTGAACTCGTCAAGACCCGCGTCGGCGGGCCCGGCGGCCACCTCGCGGGTCACACCACCGCCGTTGCGCCAGGGCGTCGCCGGCCGGTCTTGTGCCCTGAGCAGGTGTCCTGGGTGGCGTCCTGCGGTCATCTCGTCAGCTCCCGGTGCCGGTGGATCTTCACGGTCACGCCTCGCGGCGGTGGTCGGCGATCGCGCGGCGGCTGTGCTCCAGGTGCCGGACGACCAGTTCCTCGACGAGCGTGGTGTCGCGTTCGGCGATGGCGCCGTACAGCAGCTCGTGGTCC from Streptomyces fradiae includes:
- a CDS encoding HutD family protein; amino-acid sequence: MTAGRHPGHLLRAQDRPATPWRNGGGVTREVAAGPADAGLDEFSWRVSLADVAAGGPFSAFPGVDRIITVVDGPGMELTIDGTPHLVDTAYQPFAFSGDAATDCRLLGGPLVDFNVMTRRTAATAEVRPTREPFEIAAPAAGGVTLVVVLSGTATETGSGRTLERFDAVLFDREGQTGAFRVDGVTAVVTVTPAAN